One genomic segment of Alphaproteobacteria bacterium HT1-32 includes these proteins:
- the hisA gene encoding 1-(5-phosphoribosyl)-5-[(5-phosphoribosylamino)methylideneamino]imidazole-4-carboxamide isomerase, which produces MILFPAIDLKDGACVRLIRGDMDQATVYADDPGAQAKSFTDAGCDWVHVVDLNGAFAGKPVNAAAVESILSAVSVPIQLGGGIRDRATIDFWLERGVERVILGTAALRDPQLVRDAATACPGKVAVGIDARGGRVAVEGWAETSDMTVLDLARKFEDAGVAAIIYTDIDRDGVLTGPNTSATAELARAISIPVIASGGVSSLDDLRALRAEADSGIVGVISGRAIYDGRIDLKQALSILRD; this is translated from the coding sequence ATGATTTTGTTTCCGGCAATCGATCTGAAGGACGGGGCCTGCGTGCGCCTGATCAGGGGTGATATGGATCAGGCGACGGTTTATGCCGACGACCCCGGCGCGCAGGCGAAAAGCTTTACCGATGCCGGATGCGACTGGGTGCATGTGGTCGACCTGAACGGTGCCTTTGCCGGAAAGCCGGTCAATGCTGCGGCCGTGGAATCAATCCTGTCTGCTGTCTCCGTGCCAATCCAGCTTGGGGGTGGCATCCGCGACCGCGCCACAATCGATTTCTGGCTGGAGCGGGGGGTTGAGCGGGTGATTCTGGGAACCGCCGCCTTGCGTGATCCCCAGCTGGTTCGCGACGCCGCCACCGCCTGTCCGGGCAAGGTTGCCGTCGGCATTGATGCGCGCGGCGGCAGGGTTGCTGTTGAGGGCTGGGCCGAAACCTCGGACATGACCGTACTTGATCTGGCACGGAAGTTTGAAGATGCCGGGGTTGCCGCCATCATCTATACGGATATCGACCGCGATGGTGTCCTGACCGGCCCGAACACGTCTGCCACGGCAGAGCTGGCCCGCGCCATCAGCATCCCGGTCATCGCCTCCGGTGGCGTTTCCTCACTCGACGATCTGCGTGCCCTCAGGGCGGAAGCCGACAGCGGTATCGTCGGCGTGATCTCCGGACGGGCAATCTATGACGGCAGGATAGACCTGAAACAGGCCCTGTCGATACTGCGGGACTGA
- a CDS encoding 4-hydroxy-tetrahydrodipicolinate reductase produces the protein MTETRIGVVGCAGYMGRLLVKIAQETDGLTVTAGSERAGSDMIGRDAGEIAGIGRIGVAITDDADALFASCDLAIDFTHHTVTPGLIPLARKHGTKLVVGTSGLTAETEAELAELAKDVPVLYSTSMSPVVNILFGLTKQVAGMLEEDYDIEIIDFHHRRKVDAPSGTTLSLGKLAAEGRGVSHDDAAIYAREGDTGARPAGGIGYAVLRGGDVVGEHKVMFIGEGERMEIGTMTTDRSAYARGTIRAAGWLADKGPGLYHMRDVLGLPG, from the coding sequence ATGACTGAAACAAGAATTGGTGTCGTGGGCTGTGCCGGCTATATGGGTCGCCTGCTGGTTAAAATTGCGCAGGAAACAGACGGGCTGACCGTTACCGCCGGGTCAGAGCGCGCGGGCTCCGACATGATTGGCCGGGATGCGGGTGAGATTGCCGGAATCGGCCGGATCGGGGTCGCCATCACGGATGATGCAGATGCCCTGTTTGCATCCTGTGATCTGGCGATTGATTTCACCCATCATACGGTGACACCCGGCCTGATCCCGCTGGCCCGCAAACATGGCACGAAACTGGTGGTCGGCACCTCCGGTCTGACGGCGGAAACCGAAGCGGAACTGGCGGAACTGGCGAAGGATGTGCCGGTGCTCTATTCCACGTCGATGAGTCCGGTGGTGAATATCCTGTTCGGTCTGACCAAACAGGTCGCCGGCATGCTGGAAGAAGATTACGACATCGAGATAATCGATTTCCACCACCGCCGGAAAGTCGATGCGCCCTCCGGGACAACGCTCAGCCTTGGTAAACTGGCCGCTGAAGGGCGCGGTGTCAGCCATGATGATGCGGCGATCTATGCCCGGGAAGGCGATACCGGTGCACGCCCGGCGGGCGGGATTGGCTATGCGGTTCTGCGTGGCGGCGATGTGGTTGGTGAACATAAGGTGATGTTCATCGGTGAGGGCGAGCGGATGGAAATCGGCACGATGACGACCGACCGCAGCGCCTATGCCCGCGGGACGATCCGTGCGGCCGGCTGGCTGGCTGACAAAGGGCCCGGCCTCTACCATATGCGCGATGTTCTCGGTCTTCCGGGCTGA
- a CDS encoding dephospho-CoA kinase, which translates to MIILGLTGSIGMGKSTAAGMFARMGLRVHDADRAVHRLMERGGDAVEAVEKRFPGVVHDGAVDRKALGAEVFGNPPALKALEAILHPQVRRAEERFLRIARGQGCRVVVLDIPLLFESGRSGRCDYSIVVTAPKFVQTRRVLARPGMTMERLQTIRAKQMGEAEKRRRADFVVPTSLGRADTWRRLTAILDRVTT; encoded by the coding sequence ATGATTATTCTCGGCCTTACCGGGTCTATCGGCATGGGAAAATCAACGGCAGCAGGGATGTTCGCCCGAATGGGTCTTCGGGTTCATGATGCGGATCGGGCCGTGCACCGGCTGATGGAACGTGGCGGCGATGCGGTGGAGGCTGTTGAGAAGCGGTTTCCCGGTGTCGTTCATGATGGTGCTGTTGATCGCAAGGCGCTGGGTGCGGAAGTGTTTGGCAATCCCCCTGCCCTGAAGGCGCTGGAGGCTATTCTGCATCCCCAGGTCCGCCGGGCCGAAGAAAGATTTCTCCGGATTGCCCGCGGTCAGGGCTGCCGGGTTGTTGTGCTGGATATCCCCCTGCTGTTTGAAAGTGGCCGGTCCGGGCGCTGTGATTACAGCATTGTGGTGACGGCGCCGAAATTCGTTCAGACCCGTCGCGTGCTGGCCCGGCCCGGCATGACGATGGAGCGGTTGCAGACCATCCGGGCCAAACAGATGGGCGAAGCCGAAAAACGCCGGCGTGCTGATTTTGTCGTGCCCACATCTCTTGGCCGGGCAGATACCTGGCGACGTTTGACGGCGATTCTTGACCGGGTTACTACCTGA
- a CDS encoding GNAT family N-acetyltransferase, protein MAEPFVELASEIQSADLHDLCDATDSAIVDGGGFGWLQPPPRETLERYWRGVLVVPDRTLFLARIDGAICGAAQLVRPPANNEAQAATATLTGNFVAPWARGKGVANMLTRAVVSEAKAQNFRFLSLDVRETQTAAIQHYEALGFVCWGRNPNYAVVDGKVIAGHYYVREL, encoded by the coding sequence ATGGCAGAGCCCTTCGTAGAGCTGGCCAGTGAGATCCAGAGCGCCGATCTGCACGACCTGTGCGATGCGACCGACAGTGCCATCGTCGATGGTGGCGGGTTCGGCTGGCTACAGCCGCCACCCCGGGAAACCCTTGAGCGTTACTGGCGCGGTGTTCTTGTTGTTCCGGACCGAACCCTGTTTCTGGCCCGCATTGACGGGGCGATCTGTGGCGCTGCCCAGCTGGTGCGGCCGCCGGCAAACAATGAGGCACAGGCCGCAACAGCAACCCTGACCGGCAATTTCGTGGCCCCCTGGGCGCGCGGCAAAGGCGTCGCTAATATGCTGACCCGTGCTGTGGTGAGCGAGGCAAAAGCCCAGAACTTCAGGTTCCTGTCGCTTGATGTCCGGGAAACCCAGACCGCCGCGATCCAGCATTACGAAGCTCTGGGCTTTGTCTGCTGGGGTCGCAATCCAAATTATGCCGTTGTCGATGGCAAGGTTATCGCCGGGCATTACTACGTACGTGAACTGTAG
- a CDS encoding septum formation protein Maf produces the protein MNNPLPFPAGPNAATIPLILASGSEARAEMFRAAGLDVQLHPANVDEESFRNALRADRVTTSAAAEALAELKAMKVSGRYETGIVIAADQMLDCGGVWFEKPVDRDHAVGSLRALSGKKHQLVSSVVLFRNGARIWHHTGIAEITMRNLSNDYIDRYLDHIGDEVFQTVGCYKIEGMGMHLFSEVKGDHFTILGMPLLPLLDILREQGVVA, from the coding sequence ATGAACAACCCCCTCCCCTTTCCGGCAGGTCCGAACGCGGCCACCATCCCCCTGATTCTGGCCTCCGGATCAGAAGCGCGAGCTGAAATGTTCCGGGCTGCCGGACTGGATGTGCAACTGCACCCGGCGAATGTGGATGAAGAAAGCTTCCGGAACGCCCTTCGGGCAGACCGGGTGACCACCAGTGCTGCCGCAGAAGCACTGGCAGAACTGAAAGCCATGAAAGTTTCCGGTCGTTACGAAACCGGAATTGTTATTGCTGCCGACCAGATGCTTGATTGCGGCGGTGTCTGGTTTGAAAAGCCGGTGGACCGTGACCATGCGGTTGGTTCGCTCCGGGCCTTATCCGGGAAAAAGCACCAACTCGTCAGCTCAGTTGTCCTGTTCCGCAATGGTGCGCGGATCTGGCATCATACGGGGATTGCCGAAATCACCATGCGCAACCTGTCGAATGACTATATCGACCGGTATCTCGATCATATCGGTGACGAAGTTTTCCAGACGGTTGGCTGTTACAAGATTGAAGGCATGGGAATGCATCTGTTTTCCGAGGTGAAGGGCGACCATTTCACCATTCTCGGGATGCCGTTATTGCCTCTGCTGGATATTTTGCGCGAACAGGGCGTTGTTGCATGA
- a CDS encoding DUF2244 domain-containing protein — protein sequence MSSNTDAQTAEPSLLSLILRPHRSLSRYGFVCFMAAVMTVYAIVGGYFFSIGAWPVFGFMGIEVLLLYVLFKLNYRDGRAFETVDLTQSTLAVQKVDPKGRAERHEFQPHWLRVEMDDPPERHSQLTLGSHGRSLTLGSFLTPPERLEVALEIRGGLRKVRSGGG from the coding sequence ATGTCATCGAACACCGACGCGCAGACAGCCGAACCGTCGCTTCTCAGCCTTATCCTGCGGCCACATCGCAGCCTGAGCCGTTACGGTTTTGTCTGTTTCATGGCGGCAGTTATGACCGTTTATGCCATCGTCGGCGGGTATTTCTTTTCCATCGGGGCCTGGCCGGTCTTCGGCTTCATGGGCATCGAGGTTCTGCTGCTCTATGTGCTGTTCAAACTCAATTATCGCGACGGCCGGGCCTTCGAGACGGTGGATCTGACACAATCGACACTGGCAGTACAGAAGGTCGACCCGAAGGGGCGGGCTGAGCGGCATGAATTTCAGCCGCACTGGTTACGCGTCGAAATGGATGATCCGCCAGAGCGCCACAGCCAGCTGACCCTTGGCTCACACGGACGGTCCCTGACCCTCGGCAGTTTCCTGACCCCGCCGGAACGGCTGGAAGTCGCCCTCGAAATCAGGGGCGGCTTGCGCAAGGTCAGGTCTGGCGGCGGTTAA
- the nth gene encoding endonuclease III, with protein MKLADVDRFYERLWERNPEPKGELDYRNAFTLLVAVVLSAQATDIGVNKATKNLFPIADTPEKMLALGEDGLKQHIKTIGLFNAKAKNVIKLCEQLIRDHGSEVPQTREELEKLAGVGRKTANVVLNIYFGQLTIAVDTHLFRVANRTGLAPGKNELAVEKALMRRTPDRWRLHAHHWLILHGRYICKARKPDCPACPVNDICLSKEKTTV; from the coding sequence ATGAAACTTGCCGACGTTGATCGCTTCTATGAACGGCTGTGGGAACGCAACCCGGAACCGAAGGGTGAACTGGATTACCGCAACGCCTTTACCCTGCTGGTTGCTGTGGTGCTGTCGGCCCAGGCCACGGATATCGGGGTCAACAAGGCGACGAAAAACCTGTTCCCGATTGCCGATACGCCGGAGAAGATGCTGGCGCTGGGCGAAGACGGACTGAAACAGCATATCAAGACGATTGGCCTGTTTAACGCCAAGGCAAAGAACGTCATCAAACTTTGCGAACAGCTGATCCGCGACCATGGCAGCGAAGTGCCACAAACCCGCGAGGAACTGGAGAAACTGGCCGGTGTCGGGCGGAAAACCGCCAATGTGGTACTGAATATTTATTTCGGTCAGTTAACGATTGCCGTCGATACCCATCTGTTCCGTGTTGCCAACCGGACGGGTCTGGCGCCGGGAAAGAATGAACTGGCGGTGGAAAAGGCCCTGATGCGCCGGACGCCGGACCGTTGGCGGCTGCATGCGCATCACTGGCTGATTCTGCATGGCCGCTATATCTGCAAGGCCAGAAAGCCTGATTGTCCGGCCTGCCCGGTCAATGACATCTGCCTGTCAAAAGAGAAGACGACTGTCTGA
- the dnaQ gene encoding DNA polymerase III subunit epsilon: MRHIVLDTETTGFNPQSGDRIVEIGCVELINHIATGVDFHRYLNPERDMPTGAFEVHGLSEEFLSDKPLFVDVVDDFLTFIGDAPLVIHNAEFDMKFLNAELKMIGRAELPMSRSIDTVQMARKRFPGARASLDALCQRFGIDLSARDKHGALLDAQLLGEVFLELQGGREPGLELGAGSQANSGSGFILRREHRDPRPHAPTGAELAAHDKFLEKLKDPAWKKAAAGD, from the coding sequence ATGCGTCATATTGTTCTGGATACGGAAACCACCGGCTTTAATCCGCAATCCGGTGACCGGATTGTTGAAATTGGCTGTGTTGAGCTGATCAATCACATTGCGACGGGTGTGGATTTTCACCGCTATCTGAATCCGGAACGGGATATGCCGACCGGTGCGTTCGAGGTTCACGGCCTGTCGGAAGAGTTTTTGTCGGACAAACCGTTATTCGTCGATGTGGTGGATGATTTCCTGACCTTCATCGGGGATGCGCCGCTGGTCATCCACAATGCCGAATTTGATATGAAGTTCCTGAATGCGGAACTGAAAATGATCGGGCGGGCTGAATTGCCGATGTCACGCTCCATCGACACGGTACAGATGGCCCGGAAGCGGTTTCCCGGGGCCCGGGCCAGCCTTGATGCGCTCTGCCAGCGTTTTGGCATTGATCTCAGCGCCCGTGACAAGCACGGGGCGCTGCTGGATGCGCAGCTGCTGGGCGAGGTGTTTCTGGAATTGCAGGGCGGGCGCGAACCGGGTCTGGAACTGGGTGCCGGCTCACAGGCAAATTCCGGAAGCGGTTTTATTCTGCGGCGCGAACATCGCGACCCCCGCCCGCACGCGCCGACCGGGGCAGAGCTTGCAGCGCATGACAAATTTCTGGAAAAACTGAAAGACCCGGCCTGGAAAAAAGCCGCCGCCGGTGACTGA
- a CDS encoding shikimate dehydrogenase, with protein MTGLSGAAKVAGVMGWPVSHSRSPRLQGHWLQRYGIDGTYLPLPVRPDDFETVFRALPKMGFSGVNVTIPHKEAALSLADEADDLARRIAAANTIIFREDGSSLATNTDGFGFLMNLQDQASGWKADAPAVVLGAGGAARAIIVALIDRGVPEIRLFNRTKARAEAIAGELGSPVHVLDWTEREAALSDAGLLVNTTSLGMKDNPPLEIRLDDLPPQATVADIIYAPVETDLLISAKVRGCRVVTGPGMLLHQAVPGFEAWFGRRPVVDDALRQAVFPEIYGAP; from the coding sequence ATGACAGGGCTGAGCGGGGCGGCAAAGGTCGCCGGTGTTATGGGCTGGCCGGTGAGCCACAGCCGGTCACCCCGGCTACAGGGGCACTGGCTGCAACGTTATGGTATTGACGGTACCTATCTGCCATTGCCGGTCCGTCCGGATGATTTTGAAACGGTCTTCCGGGCTTTGCCGAAAATGGGCTTTTCCGGGGTGAATGTGACCATTCCTCATAAGGAAGCAGCACTGTCGCTGGCAGACGAGGCCGATGATCTGGCCCGCCGGATCGCCGCCGCCAATACGATTATCTTCCGGGAAGACGGCTCCAGCCTGGCCACCAATACCGATGGTTTCGGGTTTTTAATGAATTTGCAGGATCAGGCTTCCGGCTGGAAGGCTGATGCACCGGCGGTTGTTCTGGGTGCGGGCGGGGCTGCCCGGGCTATTATAGTTGCCCTGATCGACCGGGGAGTTCCTGAAATCCGGTTGTTCAACCGGACAAAGGCGCGGGCAGAGGCGATTGCCGGTGAACTCGGCTCGCCTGTTCATGTGCTGGACTGGACCGAGCGGGAAGCGGCGTTGTCGGATGCCGGGTTACTGGTCAACACCACCAGCCTCGGGATGAAAGACAACCCGCCGCTGGAAATCCGGCTTGATGATTTACCCCCACAGGCCACAGTTGCCGATATTATCTATGCGCCGGTAGAAACGGATCTCCTGATATCTGCAAAGGTGCGAGGATGTCGCGTGGTCACCGGACCGGGTATGTTGCTGCATCAGGCCGTCCCCGGTTTTGAAGCCTGGTTTGGCCGGCGGCCGGTGGTCGATGACGCCCTGCGTCAGGCCGTTTTCCCGGAAATATATGGCGCGCCATGA